In one Magallana gigas chromosome 9, xbMagGiga1.1, whole genome shotgun sequence genomic region, the following are encoded:
- the LOC117692991 gene encoding uncharacterized protein isoform X1: protein MGQNFVVMDANYQDLQCADLKHILKTKGIPFSNKRKQDLVDLCESADALNLPGIDQNDSEKEASIERRTVRGKTYQHPCYDTGIVWSRNLATIPTIDTFDVTSFLQNYCGWSEERLRRRKSDNGYKLHCSGHIHDVTMAMLDEDVFYVKGKCVPETRQSSDPYIPWILVEKSGHIFSAECTCVAGDGSCKHVVALLFGIIDHITSMEDRSSIGVTDTAAYWDKPRKVCRPVPVHDLDIRTVVNVPDKPRPSEDSGYLPLKSSDFDMESLEKNIVKVLKKSKTLAVALYTMSDSDDDNDMSMCIEDTPKNIIDLVAMLGQENVKVDDSYVKKVNEFTKGQSINLMWQYQRKGRLTASNFFKAYHYRGDKADNYIVRSIMGQYNFTSKSVEYGKINESVAREKYVDHMTCFHPSFKCSETGIFVFKDFPFLAASPDGISECKCCGKGLVEIKCPYSSQNETCQVAMSKNSSCAIVNGNYALKKSISSSYYVQMLGQMAVCKLSYCDFVLYTQKDIYVERVNFSQADWELLFEKLKSFYVQYVLPKLV from the exons ATGGGACAAAATTTTGTCGTGATGGACGCCAACTATCAAGATTTACAATGCGCCGATCTAAAGCATATTCTAAAAACTAAAGGCATTCCTTTTTcgaacaaaagaaaacaagattTAGTTGACTTATGTGAAAGCGCTGATGCTCTTAATTTGCCTGGAATCGACCAGAACGATAGCGAGAAAGAGGCTTCAATCGAGAGACGGACGGTTCGGGGGAAAACTTATCAACATCCATGTTACGACACTGGAATCGTCTGGAGTCGTAATCTAGCTACCATCCCAACCATTGATACGTTTGAtgtgacatcttttctccagaACTACTGCGGATGGTCTGAAGAACGCCTGCGGAGGAGAAAATCGGACAATGGCTACAAGCTACATTGTTCCGGCCACATTCATGATGTCACAATGGCAATGTTAG ATGAAGATGTGTTCTATGTTAAAGGCAAATGTGTGCCTGAAACAAGGCAGTCCAGTGATCCCTATATCCCATGGATTCTGGTTGAGAAATCAGGACACATATTTTCAGCTGAATGTACATGTGTTGC AGGGGATGGATCATGTAAGCATGTTGTTGCCCTACTGTTTGGCATAATAGATCACATCACTTCAATGGAAGATCGAAGTTCAATTGGAGTTACTGATACTGCAGCATATTGGGATAAACCACGGAAAGTATGCAGGCCAGTGCCTGTTCATGACTTAGATATCAG GACTGTCGTGAATGTACCAGATAAACCACGACCATCTGAAGATTCTGGTTATTTGCCACTTAAGTCTTCAGATTTTGATATGGAGTCATTGGAAAAGAATATTGTTAAAGTCCTAAAGAAGAGCAAAACATTGGCAGTGGCTTTGTATACAATGTCAGACTCTGATGATGACAATGACATGTCCATGTGTATTGAGGACACGCccaaaaatattattgatttaGTGGCAATGCTTGGTCAAGAAAATGTGAAAGTAGACGATTCTTATGTTAAGAAAGTTAATGAATTTACCAAAGGACAGTCCATTAACCTTATGTGGCAGTACCAAAGAAAGGGAAGATTGACTGcttcaaattttttcaaagcTTATCACTATAGAGGGGATAAAGCAGACAATTATATTGTGCGCAGTATTATGGGTCAATATAATTTTACTTCGAAGTCAGTTGAATatggaaaaattaatgaatctGTTGCACGTGAGAAATATGTAGATCACATGACATGTTTTCATCCTTCATTTAAGTGTTCAGAGACTGGaatctttgtttttaaagatttccccTTTCTTGCTGCATCCCCTGATGGTATTTCTGAATGCAAATGCTGTGGCAAAGGTCTTGTTGAAATCAAGTGTCCATATAGTTCACAAAATGAAACTTGTCAGGTTGctatgtcaaaaaattcatcatgTGCAATTGTCAATGGTAATTATGCATTGAAAAAGAGTATTTCCTCCTCCTATTATGTCCAAATGCTTGGCCAAATGGCAGTCTGCAAGTTATCTTACTGTGATTTTGTATTGTACACACAAAAAGATATTTATGTAGAAAGAGTTAATTTCTCACAAGCAGATTGGGAACTGTTATTTGAAAAACTCAAAAGTTTTTATGTGCAATATGTTTTACCAAAATTGgtctaa
- the LOC117692991 gene encoding uncharacterized protein isoform X2 has product MGQNFVVMDANYQDLQCADLKHILKTKGIPFSNKRKQDLVDLCESADALNLPGIDQNDSEKEASIERRTVRGKTYQHPCYDTGIVWSRNLATIPTIDTFDVTSFLQNYCGWSEERLRRRKSDNGYKLHCSGHIHDVTMAMLGKCVPETRQSSDPYIPWILVEKSGHIFSAECTCVAGDGSCKHVVALLFGIIDHITSMEDRSSIGVTDTAAYWDKPRKVCRPVPVHDLDIRTVVNVPDKPRPSEDSGYLPLKSSDFDMESLEKNIVKVLKKSKTLAVALYTMSDSDDDNDMSMCIEDTPKNIIDLVAMLGQENVKVDDSYVKKVNEFTKGQSINLMWQYQRKGRLTASNFFKAYHYRGDKADNYIVRSIMGQYNFTSKSVEYGKINESVAREKYVDHMTCFHPSFKCSETGIFVFKDFPFLAASPDGISECKCCGKGLVEIKCPYSSQNETCQVAMSKNSSCAIVNGNYALKKSISSSYYVQMLGQMAVCKLSYCDFVLYTQKDIYVERVNFSQADWELLFEKLKSFYVQYVLPKLV; this is encoded by the exons ATGGGACAAAATTTTGTCGTGATGGACGCCAACTATCAAGATTTACAATGCGCCGATCTAAAGCATATTCTAAAAACTAAAGGCATTCCTTTTTcgaacaaaagaaaacaagattTAGTTGACTTATGTGAAAGCGCTGATGCTCTTAATTTGCCTGGAATCGACCAGAACGATAGCGAGAAAGAGGCTTCAATCGAGAGACGGACGGTTCGGGGGAAAACTTATCAACATCCATGTTACGACACTGGAATCGTCTGGAGTCGTAATCTAGCTACCATCCCAACCATTGATACGTTTGAtgtgacatcttttctccagaACTACTGCGGATGGTCTGAAGAACGCCTGCGGAGGAGAAAATCGGACAATGGCTACAAGCTACATTGTTCCGGCCACATTCATGATGTCACAATGGCAATGTTAG GCAAATGTGTGCCTGAAACAAGGCAGTCCAGTGATCCCTATATCCCATGGATTCTGGTTGAGAAATCAGGACACATATTTTCAGCTGAATGTACATGTGTTGC AGGGGATGGATCATGTAAGCATGTTGTTGCCCTACTGTTTGGCATAATAGATCACATCACTTCAATGGAAGATCGAAGTTCAATTGGAGTTACTGATACTGCAGCATATTGGGATAAACCACGGAAAGTATGCAGGCCAGTGCCTGTTCATGACTTAGATATCAG GACTGTCGTGAATGTACCAGATAAACCACGACCATCTGAAGATTCTGGTTATTTGCCACTTAAGTCTTCAGATTTTGATATGGAGTCATTGGAAAAGAATATTGTTAAAGTCCTAAAGAAGAGCAAAACATTGGCAGTGGCTTTGTATACAATGTCAGACTCTGATGATGACAATGACATGTCCATGTGTATTGAGGACACGCccaaaaatattattgatttaGTGGCAATGCTTGGTCAAGAAAATGTGAAAGTAGACGATTCTTATGTTAAGAAAGTTAATGAATTTACCAAAGGACAGTCCATTAACCTTATGTGGCAGTACCAAAGAAAGGGAAGATTGACTGcttcaaattttttcaaagcTTATCACTATAGAGGGGATAAAGCAGACAATTATATTGTGCGCAGTATTATGGGTCAATATAATTTTACTTCGAAGTCAGTTGAATatggaaaaattaatgaatctGTTGCACGTGAGAAATATGTAGATCACATGACATGTTTTCATCCTTCATTTAAGTGTTCAGAGACTGGaatctttgtttttaaagatttccccTTTCTTGCTGCATCCCCTGATGGTATTTCTGAATGCAAATGCTGTGGCAAAGGTCTTGTTGAAATCAAGTGTCCATATAGTTCACAAAATGAAACTTGTCAGGTTGctatgtcaaaaaattcatcatgTGCAATTGTCAATGGTAATTATGCATTGAAAAAGAGTATTTCCTCCTCCTATTATGTCCAAATGCTTGGCCAAATGGCAGTCTGCAAGTTATCTTACTGTGATTTTGTATTGTACACACAAAAAGATATTTATGTAGAAAGAGTTAATTTCTCACAAGCAGATTGGGAACTGTTATTTGAAAAACTCAAAAGTTTTTATGTGCAATATGTTTTACCAAAATTGgtctaa
- the LOC136271245 gene encoding uncharacterized protein — protein MPARHCIAVGCTADSRSSSNILFHQLPKVESELKKWLSLIRREGLKIDSSCDNRHYVVCSKHFVDSFPTPQNPYPTLFTYNQYKKSTPRKTKNSNSSRSSSTNVKQHDQPSIKTVHLVKCEPATDKTQICYPYVVGELDIPQTDVNNNNGIKTEVGCDIQCQNIQHDHHYICCDPEKKYCGEHDLLERITSLEARCSELEKENRELREENQTLQALKMQKNDFRNDLIGKIIQDDNNIKHFLGLPSLSFLTFFLQFLAPYYNKVSFWKGAGRSGSKKWQEKNQQKPGKQRKLTMKEEFVLVMLKLRLGLDNATLSVLFNVSVGYVSTLFGTWINFLAQILNPVIKWPSKEKILKHMPLSFKLKYPNTTSIIDCTEVFIQKPKNCSAQASTWSNYKSHNTLKALVAIQPNGAFTFVSKFWSGNVSDRKITVDSKFLDLISPGDEVMADRGFQIKDLLTLKGAYLNMPPFTHERRNGKGRVLSSKQILETRKIASLRIHVERAIRRLKSYKMLAGILPLNMKNLSSAMLRVAAAFCNFMPPLSKKFK, from the exons ATGCCTGCGCGACATTGTATTGCTGTCGGTTGTACTGCCGATAGTCGAAGCAGCTCAAATATACTCTTCCACCAGTTACCCAAGGTAGAGAGCGAATTGAAAAAGTGGCTAAGTTTGATTAGGCGAGAGGGATTAAAAATAGACAGTTCTTGCGACAACAGACACTATGTTGTCTGTTCCAAACACTTTGTTGACTCCTTTCCAACACCGCAAAACCCTTACccaactttgtttacatataatcaatataaaaaatcaactcCACGGAAAACGAAGAATTCTAATTCAAGCAGGTCGTCTTCAACAAACGTCAAACAGCATGATCAGCCATCCATCAAAACTGTTCACCTCGTCAAATGTGAGCCAGCCACCGACAAAACACAGATATGTTATCCGTATGTAGTAGGAGAATTAGACATTCCACAAACAGATGTCAACAATAACAACGGAATTAAAACAG agGTTGGATGTGATATTCAGTGTCAAAATATACAGCATGACCATCATTATATCTGCTGTGACCCAGAGAAGAAGTATTGTGGGGAACATGACCTTTTGGAAAGAATAACATCCTTAGAG GCTAGGTGTTCGGAGctagaaaaagaaaacagagaACTGAGAGAGGAAAATCAGACATTGCAAGCCCTGAAAATGCAGAAAAATGACTTCCGGAATGATCTTATAGGAAAAATTATACAAGATGATAACAACATCAAACACTTTCTTGGACTGCCATCCCTCAGCTTTCTCACATTCTTCCTTCAGTTTTTGGCACCATACTACAACAAAGTTTCATTTTGGAAAGGGGCTGGGAGGTCAGGATCCAAGAAGTGGCAAGAGAAGAATCAACAAAAACCTGGCAAACAGAGAAAACTAACCATGAAGGAAGAGTTTGTATTAGTTATGCTAAAATTAAGACTCGGTTTAGACAATGCAACTCTATCTGTTTTATTCAATGTGTCCGTTGGATATGTCTCGACCTTGTTCGGCACATGGATTAATTTCTTAGCACAAATTTTAAATCCTGTTATCAAGTGGCCATCCAAAGAAAAAATTCTGAAACACATGCCTTTATCCTTTAAGCTGAAATACCCTAATACTACATCAATAATTGACTGCACCGAAGTGTTCATTCAAAAACCCAAAAACTGTTCAGCTCAGGCAAGTACTTGGAGTAATTACAAGTCACATAACACTCTTAAGGCTCTGGTGGCTATCCAACCCAATGGAGCTTTTACATTTGTTTCCAAATTCTGGAGTGGTAATGTCAGTGACCGAAAAATTACTGTGGACAGCAAATTTCTTGACCTTATTTCCCCAGGGGATGAGGTGATGGCAGACAGAGGATTCCAAATAAAAGATCTTCTTACCCTGAAAGGAGCATATTTGAATATGCCACCTTTTACCCATGAGAGAAGAAATGGGAAGGGAAGAGTACTCTCATCTAAACAGATTCTTGAAACTCGTAAGATTGCTTCTCTACGCATCCATGTCGAACGGGCTATCAGAAGACTCAAATCCTACAAAATGTTAGCAGGAATTCTCccattaaatatgaaaaacttGTCATCAGCCATGCTACGAGTTGCAGCAGCATTTTGTAACTTCATGCCacctttgtcaaaaaaatttaaataa